From a single Luteolibacter flavescens genomic region:
- the ispF gene encoding 2-C-methyl-D-erythritol 2,4-cyclodiphosphate synthase, with translation MVGFGYDVHQFKQGRPLILGGVEIPHTHGLDGHSDADVLCHAIADAVLGALGLPDIGHYFPPGDPECLNISSLKILEKAAALCREQGYTLVNIDSTLVAEAPKILPHRDAMKENIGRALGLDPARVGIKATTNETMGFVGRREGIAAMAVAQVQ, from the coding sequence ATGGTCGGCTTCGGATACGACGTTCATCAGTTCAAGCAAGGCCGCCCGCTCATCCTCGGCGGCGTGGAAATCCCGCACACCCATGGCCTCGACGGCCACTCGGATGCGGACGTCCTCTGCCATGCCATTGCGGATGCCGTTCTCGGCGCGCTCGGCCTGCCGGACATCGGCCACTACTTCCCGCCGGGCGATCCGGAGTGCCTGAATATCTCCTCGCTGAAGATCCTCGAAAAGGCCGCCGCCCTCTGCCGCGAGCAAGGCTACACGCTCGTGAACATCGACAGCACCCTCGTCGCCGAAGCCCCGAAGATCCTCCCCCATCGCGACGCCATGAAGGAGAACATCGGTCGCGCCCTCGGCCTCGATCCCGCCCGCGTGGGCATCAAGGCCACCACGAATGAGACCATGGGCTTCGTAGGCCGCCGCGAAGGCATCGCCGCCATGGCCGTCGCCCAGGTGCAATGA
- a CDS encoding inositol monophosphatase family protein, which yields MAPSARQATLRGVTDLELTVHAALEAGKLLKANFGLEAAVDEATHHDIKLALDKESQKLIEDILLGARPGDALYGEEGMGGNPDSDRQWIVDPIDGTVNFYYGIPHFCVSIALRVAGEVVVGVIHDPIVGETWTVEKGGVPMLDGRPISVSKRTRLEECALFVGCGKDEEALRTGLERFRKASLKARKMRMMGSAALGMAYIASGRLDGYIESRISLWDIAAGQLLVEAAGGKVQLEPAKDADAWAIVATNGKIPIEEIL from the coding sequence CCACGCTCCGCGGCGTGACCGACCTCGAACTCACCGTCCACGCCGCCCTGGAAGCCGGCAAGCTGCTCAAGGCGAACTTCGGCCTCGAAGCCGCCGTCGATGAAGCCACCCACCACGACATCAAGCTCGCCCTCGACAAGGAGTCCCAGAAGCTCATCGAGGACATCCTCCTCGGCGCACGCCCCGGCGACGCCCTCTACGGCGAGGAAGGCATGGGCGGGAATCCCGACAGCGACCGCCAGTGGATCGTCGATCCCATCGACGGCACCGTGAATTTCTACTACGGCATCCCCCACTTCTGCGTCTCCATCGCCCTGCGCGTCGCCGGCGAGGTCGTCGTCGGCGTCATCCACGACCCCATCGTCGGCGAGACCTGGACGGTGGAAAAAGGCGGCGTCCCCATGCTCGATGGCCGCCCCATCTCCGTCAGCAAGCGCACCCGGCTCGAGGAGTGCGCCCTCTTCGTCGGCTGCGGCAAGGACGAGGAAGCCCTGCGCACCGGCCTGGAGCGCTTCCGCAAGGCCTCCCTGAAGGCCCGCAAGATGCGCATGATGGGCAGCGCCGCCCTCGGCATGGCCTACATCGCCAGCGGCCGCCTCGACGGCTACATCGAGTCCCGCATCTCCCTCTGGGACATCGCCGCCGGCCAGCTCCTCGTCGAGGCCGCCGGAGGAAAGGTCCAGCTCGAGCCCGCCAAGGACGCCGACGCCTGGGCCATCGTCGCCACCAACGGCAAGATCCCCATTGAGGAAATTCTCTGA